A window from Lagopus muta isolate bLagMut1 chromosome 5, bLagMut1 primary, whole genome shotgun sequence encodes these proteins:
- the ALG14 gene encoding UDP-N-acetylglucosamine transferase subunit ALG14 homolog: MQPSFPPPGGTAASLLLLLPLLLVPWALLVRRRRGRRTAPLRLLVVAGSGGHTTEILRLLSCLSESYSPRCYVLADSDKMSEAKIRSFEQKRAERFSNSQFTLDRIPRSREVRQSWTSSVVTTAYSILYSLPLTYRLKPDLILCNGPGTCVPVCISALLLGLLGMKRAIIVYVESICRVETLSLSGKILYYFSDYFIVQWPALKEKYPKSVYLGRIV; the protein is encoded by the exons ATGCAGCCTTCGTTCCCGCCGCCGGGCGGCACCGCggcctccctcctcctgctgctgcccttgctGCTCGTCCCCTGGGCGCTCCTGGTGAGGAGACGCCGCGGACGGCGGACGGCCCCGCTCAGGCTGCTAGTGGTGGCCGGCTCCG GAGGTCACACAACAGAAATCCTGAGGTTGCTCAGTTGTTTGTCAGAGTCATACTCTCCTAGATGCTATGTTCTTGCAGACTCTGATAAGATGAGTGAAGCTAAAATACGTTCTTTCGAACAAAAAAGGGCTGAAAGGTTCTCCAATTCCCAG TTCACCCTTGATCGCATTCCCAGAAGCCGTGAGGTTAGACAATCTTGGACCTCCTCCGTGGTAACAACCGCATACTCCATTCTTTATTCCCTTCCTTTGACGTACAGACTGAAACCAGATTTG ATATTGTGCAACGGACCAGGAACATGTGTTCCTGTCTGTATATCTGCTCTTCTTCTTGGGCTTCTAGGAATGAAAAGAGCAATCATTGTGTACGTAGAAAGCATCTGCCGCGTGGAAACTTTATCCCTGTCTGGAAAAATTCTTTACTATTTTTCGGATTACTTCATTGTTCAATGGCctgctctgaaggaaaaatatcctAAGTCAGTTTATCTTGGTCGAATAGTATAA